One stretch of Thalassophryne amazonica chromosome 19, fThaAma1.1, whole genome shotgun sequence DNA includes these proteins:
- the LOC117531921 gene encoding complement component C1q receptor, with product MLLILLLHTIISFKGLAGGAEPETLCTAYACFTVHADWVNFEEARLNCFDKGGYLMTVRDAEEEDVVLSLLSKIHRRNQDRILRFWIGLKLHKGDCVLPDQSLKGFKWVSGEEDSHYSKWEQEPVNTCTEERCVRIHYLASGQNQLRWTAKSCKEPAFYMCKFYFKGMCKALMLLGPGNITYMAPFSSELRQSDTQSLPLGTSAEITCGSHKAHYSVCTGADGAFHWTLRGPFCKAGRPTCAFNNGGCEHFCSQASDEVRCFCKDGYELEEDGFFCRMKAVCGINTCEHQCIMGASGYSCKCPDGLKLDANLHSCSDIDECQFQPCGDQLCINTHGSYTCVCKEGFKMVAGRCRDVDECAQPRCKHTCLNFLGSFSCHCNTGFALSEDGHSCIDVDECVRNRCEFKCVNTLGSFLCTCPQSFQLDTNGMTCSPAVTTTAAIPLNDHTTENRKQESVTRTTTEVQHHLPQTGAPPAFVANITQQSNISMASSLADIFNSRVMICVLGSVIPLILVIGMTLIIAVYRCNHAEEAKEAKKSDTTDEYCWVSSGLDPRLEKLYNSILTDDLLNMTSLNLNAQLTQLHVLMLCCLLAALKQAEACEPVCINSDCVTVNQDRMDFSMAEEACRARNGELMVLQSEKDQKILEAIGQSVPGHVWIGLRLPAGICSNLSVPLRGYAWRSHHVHRGFIPSFVTWKDSTQVCSVHCVSLSNDLKWTERLCSDKIDGFLCTTDHKNACQAQEAADANTFQSANSCSDAPCEHICTDVPGSYKCSCFQGYIPKIEDPHQCQVHCTEETCPAICANLHAGTSCICPEGFIMNKTFCVDIDECEMEQCDQKCKNTYGSFVCACWEGFKLKDHIKCIRAEEDIVIPTDPVQQPSNHTVKMSPAAGHFLWVWILVAVGVVVVIFGVRFYVIKRQEFRERNPQRTTPHEDEC from the exons ATGTTGTTGATTCTTCTGTTGCATACAATCATCAGCTTTAAGGGTTTAGCTGGAGGAGCTGAACCTGAGACGCTGTGCACCGCGTATGCATGCTTCACGGTGCATGCAGACTGGGTGAACTTTGAGGAGGCTCGTCTGAACTGCTTTGACAAAGGAGGCTATCTGATGACCGTCAGAGATGCAGAAGAGGAGGATGTGGTGCTTTCCCTTCTGTCAAAGATCCACAGGCGCAATCAGGACCGAATCCTCAGATTCTGGATTGGATTAAAATTGCACAAAGGTGACTGTGTGCTGCCTGATCAGAGTCTCAAGGGGTTTAAGTGGGTATccggtgaagaagattcccactACTCCAAGTGGGAACAGGAACCTGTCAACACGTGCACTGAGGAGCGATGCGTCAGGATTCATTACTTGGCTTCAGGTCAGAACCAGCTAAGGTGGACTGCAAAATCTTGCAAAGAGCCCGCTTTTTACATGTGCAAGTTTTATTTCAAAGGAATGTGCAAAGCACTGATGCTGCTGGGACCTGGAAATATCACGTATATGGCACCTTTCTCATCAGAGCTGCGACAAAGTGACACGCAGTCATTACCTCTTGGAACATCTGCCGAGATCACGTGCGGCAGCCACAAAGCTCACTACTCTGTGTGTACGGGTGCAGATGGCgcctttcactggactctccgCGGTCCGTTCTGCAAAGCAGGACGGCCAACCTGTGCATTCAATAATGGTGGCTGTGAACATTTTTGCAGTCAAGCCTCCGATGAAGTCAGGTGCTTCTGCAAGGATGGTTACGAGCTGGAAGAGGATGGATTCTTCTGCAGGATGAAAGCTGTTTGTGGCATTAACACCTGTGAGCACCAGTGCATAATGGGGGCATCGGGATATTCGTGCAAATGCCCAGATGGGTTGAAACTTGATGCAAACCTGCACAGCTGTTCTGACATTGACGAGTGTCAATTTCAACCCTGTGGCGATCAGTTGTGCATCAATACACATGGCAGCTATACGTGTGTGTGTAAGGAAGGATTTAAGATGGTGGCTGGCAGATGTCGCGATGTGGACGAATGCGCTCAGCCGAGATGCAAGCACACTTGTTTGAACTTTCTGGGATCTTTTTCCTGCCACTGCAACACTGGCTTTGCTTTATCTGAGGATGGCCACTCCTGCATAGATGTGGATGAATGTGTCCGCAATCGCTGTGAGTTCAAATGTGTCAATACTTTAGGTAGCTTCCTGTGCACATGCCCACAGAGCTTCCAGCTGGACACCAACGGGATGACTTGCAGTCCAGCTGTGACAACCACTGCAGCCATTCCACTCAATGACCACACCACTGAAAACAGGAAACAAGAAAGCGTCACCAGGACCACAACTGAAGTTCAGCACCATCTGCCACAAACAGGTGCACCGCCTGCATTTGTGGCCAACATCACGCAGCAGAGCAACATATCTATGGCATCAAGTCTGGCAGACATCTTTAACTCCAGAGTGATGATCTGTGTGCTTGGGTCGGTTATCCCTCTCATCCTTGTAATTGGCATGACGCTAATTATTGCAGTTTATAGATGCAACCACGCCGAAGAAGCCAAAGAAGCCAAGAAGAGTGACACGACTGATGAATATTGTTGGGTGTCCTCTGGTTTAGATCCACGTTTAGAAAAACTCTACAATTCCATCTTGACTGATGACTTG CTCAACATGACCTCGTTGAACCTGAATGCACAGCTAACACAGCTTCATGTCCTGATGCTGTGCTGTCTTTTGGCAGCCCTGAAGCAGGCTGAAGCTTGCGAGCCTGTTTGCATCAACAGTGACTGTGTGACTGTCAACCAGGACCGCATGGACTTCAGCATGGCTGAGGAAGCATGCCGTGCCAGGAACGGGGAACTGATGGTACTGCAGTCTGAGAAGGACCAGAAAATCCTGGAGGCAATAGGGCAAAGTGTTCCCGGACACGTTTGGATCGGACTGCGTTTACCAGCTGGTATCTGCAGCAATCTGTCAGTGCCGCTGAGAGGGTATGCCTGGAGGTCTCACCACGTCCACAGGGGTTTCATCCCATCCTTTGTCACTTGGAAGGACAGCACTCAAGTCTGCTCCGTGCACTGTGTGTCACTTTCAAACGATCTCAAGTGGACAGAGAGGCTGTGCTCTGACAAAATTGATGGATTTCTGTGCACAACGGACCACAAAAATGCATGCCAGGCACAGGAAGCTGCAGATGCAAACACTTTTCAAAGTGCTAACAGCTGTTCAGATGCACCGTGTGAACACATCTGCACAGATGTGCCAGGAAGTTATAAATGCTCCTGTTTCCAAGGATATATCCCAAAAATTGAGGACCCTCATCAGTGTCAGGTTCACTGCACAGAAGAGACATGCCCGGCAATATGTGCTAACCTCCACGCTGGCACTTCCTGCATCTGTCCAGAGGGATTCATAATGAATAAAACGTTTTGTGTCGATATTGATGAATGTGAAATGGAGCAGTGTGACCAAAAGTGCAAAAACACTTACGGCAGTTTTGTCTGTGCTTGTTGGGAAGGATTTAAGTTGAAAGATCACATCAAATGCATCAGAGCAGAAGAAGATATTGTCATCCCCACAGATCCTGTCCAACAGCCATCTAATCACACAGTGAAAATGTCCCCTGCTGCTGGCCATTTTCTCTGGGTGTGGATTCTTGTGGCtgttggggtggtggtggtgatatTTGGGGTGAGGTTTTATGTCATTAAGCGTCAAGAGTTTAGGGAACGTAATCCCCAAAGAACTACACCTCATGAGGACGAGTGTTAA